The genomic interval ACAATACTATTCATTCAGTATTTGTAAGAACATGAAGCCCTCTTAATATACTCAGGGTCTATCATCATCTATATCTCAATTCTCATCCACATTTACATTGATCTTGACAAACACAGAATAAATGTTCATTATCTATAGTATCTATAATAATATTTAGTGTCCTTATTTGAAAAACATGATTTATGCATAATTTCTCCTCATTTATATTTGATTCACGTTTTGTTTAATCTTCCAATTGCAATATAATTATACCCAAGTTTGTGCTTTACATAGTCATGCAAGACTTTTGATTGAGTGGTCATTATCCCTTGATGTGTCACATGGAACCAAAGCTGATACATTgaatcagagctaggttttaactTAGAGTCTGTACTAAGTTGTGGTTCTCTGACACAATTTAATTTCCTTTTGCATgagattggaaaaaaaaaagcaGGTTCACTTTCTTGGGGTATCAGAAAATATATCATAGTTATAAAAACTGGAACAGACTTCTGATTGGACAGGAAATAATGGGAACCAGATATTTCTCCGGGATTGAATATCAAAAAATATGCAGTAAAATTCCTGTCAGATTGATGGTTTTTGTAAAAATTGAGAAAATAATAGAAGGAATGTGAGAATTGTTTGTTATGTGAAAatgtttgtgacaattttaaatgtttttcactttctaaatttataatttatgaataaaatcaataaattagTGGTTTAATTGGTAGATTGGGCCAATGGAATCGATTGAGTCAATGTCTAAATCTACTTATGGTTCGACCAACTGACACCCATTGGTGTGACCTTCAAACATTTTCAATTCAATTTTTATAACTATGTTATGAACCCATCATTTAAGAAGTTTTTTCCTGGTGATAATGTGACAGAAGTTAATAGCTATAGTCAGGGTATCTACAAAATTAAGATAGCGCTACTCCTACATCTCACAGCTATGTTGCTTGATTAAAAAAATAGTCCGTGCTCCTTAATGGCGTTGATAACTACCTTCACCAAACTGTTTGACCAATTGTTGCTGTTAATCTGCAGAAATTTAATTTGAGACGGACTGCAACATTAATACCACGAGACATTCCACGCCCCACAACCAATGCTGCAAATGGTAATGTTAATACAATTTTGCAAAAGGCAAGTGCCATACGCCAGGTTGGTTTCACTTTTTTTCCTCTGAAACTTCCTTTCCCTAcgttagtttgtttctgaatagtTCTTCAATTTCTATCAGGCATTTGTGAGCAGTGATGACGACAACTGGAGTGATGCTTGATGTCAGTAGTTTTCAACCCTTTCCTGGCATTTACTCAAGTTGATGCCGATACATGTTTCAAATATGTTAATATACATAATTAGCCTCATGTTTATGTTTAGCTTTTTAGTTGATGAAGATCTTGCTTAGAATTCTAATGTTAACTCTACTGTTAATTTCTGTAATTATATCTCACAGGTTTTTCTTTGCCTGTTTCTTTATCTTACATGATATTTCTTAAATGATGTGATCATTTGTTTTTTGGTctagtttgttatcgttttttgCTCTCACTTTGCATCTCATTTAATTGATCAAAAACTTGAGGCAGCACACGTTTGCATACATATATGTACTGTCTCTCCTTTTTGGTGTCTTAGGGCCACAGTCATGGGCACCGTAACTGATCAGCAGCAGCACTGTTCCGTGATGAAAGGTTTGGAAGCTAGTTCCGGACCTATCTTTTTGCCTTCTTTCTCGTATTCTCCTATACAGTGAATGTGTTGTATACTCACAATATACGTCTCCACTGCCAAAGTGATTTGGCAGATTGATTCTTAGTCTTTACCATAGGATTCTCCAGGAACCATGTAGTTGATGACTGCCAACTGCAAAGCGCTTCACAATGGCGATCATTAGCTGGTACGTTTGAAATCATTTGTTCTTTTCACGTTATAAGTCTCCTGATCACTTTTTAGCTCTTTGGGGATTTCTTTTACAAATAGCTCGTCATTTTCAGGTTTGAAAtgcatgttatagttgagaaaaCAATACTTTATTGCAGTTGGGTTTAATCATATTATTTCAATATATTGATAATATGATTTAAGTTAAATGTTGTTTGTGCTTTTGATATGTTGTATCGAATATATAGAGATTTAGAACAATACACAGAGCTGGTATAAGTATATTGACTTGATGGGATCAAATTGTGTTTAGCTCAATGGCGGCATAAAATGAGCACTGGAGGTTCAGAGAAACTCAGGATTCACGAAGCATTGAGTGATGGACTTGATGATATGGAACATCGGTTAAGTAGCATGGAACGAGCTCAGGGGAGCTTGGTCCACTCAATAGATTGATGGTCTGGATTGAGGAAGTTGAAGATCTAGAGTTGAAAGTCACGAGAGATTACAAGAGTGCAGGTAATTTTGGGGCTTTTGTATTGTAAATGATGGTTTTAGCTGTGTAAGAGTAGGCTAATTAATGGATTGATTGTGAAGCCTTTGACCAAGAGATTGTATGTccaaagctttaatttttcaatcaatttagtcttgCACTTTTGCATAGGTTTGTGATGGGCATTATGTTTGGAAGATatgttaaatttatatttttatatatttttttctatgcAAAGGACCACTGGATTATTATAAATGTCTTCCGTGATTTACTTCTAGAGAATGTGGAGCTGTTCTAAAGGGACTGTAAAGGTAACGACTTCACCTTTGCTTCAATGGTGGATATAAGTCAAATCATTGAGCAATCAACTAGAGGAAGACAATTGATTACAAAGTAGACTAAGTACAAGTGTTGGATGAATGAAATATTTTTGAGCAATAGTTAATTAAATGTAATCTTAGTTGATTGACTAGTTAGTCGACTAATTTTAGAGTCGTTAGCTCATTATGTTTGGTCGTCCAATCCTATAGATAGGTGACCATAATGAAGTCATTGGAGCCTTTATTATGAAGAGTTTTTGGACACTAGATACTTATTTGAGCAACATTTAATTCTCTTACGCTCAGTGCTTAGGGGACTTCAAGGGTTAAGATCGCGGTTGAAGACTTCAACTCAAGTTCTTTGTAATCTCTACTCCTAGTCTTTACATTTCTGTGATCTTTTAAAGTAGAATTTGACTATAAGCATCCTATTGGTCGAGTGTATAAAGGGGTGGTTATATTGAATTTTTAAGGTGATGCCATTAAAATACATCAGATTGCGGAGTACGAGTACAAGTGGAGTCTTTAAATTATGTATATTCTTGCAATTGCATTATTGTTATTTGTGTATGTATTATTTCCTTTGCACACATATATTTGACATGATCAACCAAACACATGAACACACTTAGCTACTAACATTTGTATTGTTTGCCATGTGTGCTAGAATAGACAAATTAGATTTGTCATCTATTCATCCTCCTCTAGATGAGCTTTTGAACTATATTCGTTAGACTTGCTCCGCTGTTCAGCTCAGTGAAAATTCTTAGTTATTTCATCATTTAATCATTTGTTAAAGTCTTAAAGATTCATTATGGGCTAAGTGCTAAGTATGTCACTCAGATTTGACTTcggtaataaaaaaaaaattcaatcattATCTTTCAGTACTCAATTCACCAAATCTGGTTTTCAATATAGCCAGCGGGGTGAGAATGCTAATGCGGGAGTGTTGTTGACCGTTTGAGAATACCCTTATAACAGCCTAGATTAAATCCTTGTTGTTTTCCTTTATCATATATACGGTATTTAAATCTTTATTTGAGGATAAGAATATATTTACTTGAATAAGTATGAACGATTACGATTACAGTATGAGGACAACTTTCCTATgttcccctcggatgggtctagtggttaACGCATGAAGTGTTCGTCATAATGAGGTCTGgaattcgaatctcggtaaaatcAAAGTAAATAtctcctttatgtgctagtcactattccaaaggttagtagccgtccgtgatttaccttctccgtgtttactttgggacgggttggcaggagcgctgggggcgagcatatTCGTCTTTTTGCCATAATAATTAGGGTTAAACGTGATCCTTTGGGGTGGTGCAATAGTTGAGGTATGGAGTATTGTCATATAAGATTTTGGAGTCAAAACTCGATGCATTCGAGCATATGTCCTTCCCCATGCCTTGGCCACCTGCACTAATGGTTAATAgtcactcgtgatttacctcttttGTGTTGGTCTAGGGACGAATTAACGGGGGTGTTGGGACGAGTGAATCACCTTTTGTTACATAATTAGGGTTAAACATGGGGCTGACCTCGTGGGTCGTTGAGTGACAGATTCCACCTTTGCTATCATAATTAGGGTTAAAATATATAACTGTTGAACATTATCCGTGAACAATGGGGCTAATTATTATAGATAATTAACCCTCTCGCCCTGTGTAATGGCTAATTAGGTGTCTAAAGGTTGAATTCTAGTGGTGACGTATTGTAGGAATTTTTCTCTAGTGGAACGACAATCCTAGAACGTTGGTTGTTTGGATGAGTCTCCACGAGTACTTCTTGATTTACCTTGATGGTTGGTAGAAAATTTTTGTTGAGTTAGACCGATCACCTTTATGATTAATTGGTTCGAAAAATTGGATACCtacattatattaaaaaaaaaaaatagccctCTGGATTTACCTTATGCATTTGGATTCAAAATTGAGAAAGTACAAGAAATTCATCTTTCCTGTTGGAATCACTAGGATCATTGGCCATGGTGTGAACTATAATTTGCGCTTTTGAATTTATCTTGGCGGTcgatgaaatttttttataggGTCGGAGTAGTCACTTCTAGGATTAATTGGATCATAAGAcctagattataaaaaaaataaaaaaatagacccTTCAGAGCTAGATACAtggattataaatttttttttaaaaaaaaacagtcTCTCTAGGAGTCTCATGGGGCATAGTGCAATGACAAGAAGCAAGTTGATTTCCATGCAATGAGGGTTCAAATCTCACACGGGGCATTTCCTACAGAGTTTAAACTACTAGTGATGCTAGGTGTCATCTCAGGATCCATTTTTGCTTCCCATATTTATGTGATGGTTGATTTGTGGGAAATTTTTATAGGGTTAGACCAGTAACTTTCAAAATTAGTGGGATCATAAAACctagattatcaaaaaaaaatagcCCTTCCAGAGTTGGATACATGgattacaaaaataaaaaatagtcttTCTCTGGGAGCCTCATAGGGCACAATGCAATGGAAATAAGTAAGGTGATTCCCATGCAATGGGAGTTCAAATCTCACGATGGACATTTTTTACGGAGTTTGAACCACTAGTGACGCTGGGTGTCATGTTAGGATCCACCTGCGCTTCCCATTTTTACGTGGTAGTTGATATGTGGGATTGGACCAAGTTGTTCACTTCCAAGATTAGTTGGATTGCATGCCAAgatatcttaataaataaaaaaaataaaataattagtcTCCTCGGACATAATGTAGTAGTAAAAGCATTCAGTATACTCTCAAGTACTCACGATTCATATCTTAATTACGACACACTGTAGAATATTTTTTTCGGAGTTGATTGTTGGATGTAGATCCGCTTGTCCtttcaaatttatctaatgaACTAACTAAGGGGTATGATCATCAACCTAATTAGGGGTAAAGTCATTCATATCCGGAATTTGTTGAGCTTGATGCTAGACACTAgattactaaaaaaaataaaacattaattaccatataaaaaaattattgactCATTCAGAGAATGAAGTTTCTCGGATGCAATTAGTATATGCTGATTAATTTCTTACATTTTCTAATATCACGtaggatagaaaaaaaaatattttatagatGAGAATATCAATAATGAAAGATACATATAGCCCATTTTATTTAATGGGATAAAAAAGCATAAACATCACAGTTGGTGACGACCAGTAGTAGAGCATCATCATATATgtctttataatatttttaaaattgttctcAGCGTATAGTTGCGTTATCATATAATAGATTTATAAGATTGATTGAATTATGATCGAATTCTAGTAAAGATAAAAAAATTGAtggttaattttgattttttgatttatcatccattttattaaatttagataattattttcactatctattttattttttattattttttctctttaataTTTATTTGTCATTACTCAATttattctctttatttttttctcttaaattataatattttaataattagagaatgaattttattttttaaatttaataaatattatttttaaatataaatttaaataatgaaTAAGATAATTGATGTAaagattttttatataaaatataaaatttaaaataaattttatatttaagaaaattgatattaGGAAAAGTGAACCGTTCTAATTTTGTATTGTTTCCGGATTTCATTTCATTGCTATATTGAcaaagtttgtttttttattattttaatttctagATCTTCCTTCCGCGTCCTTTTCCGGAGCCACTCGAATAGGATTGCGCATCCGACCAAGCCACAGTTTTCTGCGTCCTCTGGGAATGAATGGCCGCCGGTGCCGTCATAAATAGAGATGTGACCAGTGATGCATTTTCGAGCAACCACATTGCTGTGTTTACTGGCTGGGTTCGCCATGTGACCATCCCATTTTCGGGACCTAATCATTAGTCATGGGTGGACTGAAACTCCTGTTGCAATGCCATGCTGATTCGATCCCGAATCTTGATGCGAAACGTACGGCTGATAGCCGTTTGGTGAAGGTTTTCTTCTCTCGTTATTTTCGCTTCTTCGGTCGTTCGTTTCCGTCTTCCCGTGGAAATTGAAAAAACCTGCATTCCTCGGAAGAGGAAGACCGAAAAACGAAGAGCAGAGGAGATCGATTCGATCCGGCCTCATCTCCCATGGCGTCGCCGAAGGAACGCGAGAGCTTCGTCTACATCGCCAAGCTCGCTGAGCAGGCCGAGCGCTACGACGGTATGCGTCCCCTTCTTGCCCTTCGTGATATCCAAACCCTAGCGCTGTGGCGACGCTAGTAGATCGTGAAATTATGGTTCATCTGGTCGTGTTTTATCGTGCAGAGATGGTGGATTCCATGAACAAAGTGGCAAAGCTTGACGTCGAGCTCACCGTGGAGGAGCGGAACCTTCTGTCGGTGGGATACAAGAACGTGATTGGGGCGCGCCGGGCCTCGTGGAGGATACTTTCCTCGATCGAGCAGAAGGAGGAAGCTAGGGGGAACGAGCAGCACGTGAAGAACATCAAGGAGTATaggcagaaggtggagacggaGCTCTCTGGCATCTGCGGCGACATCATGACTTTGATCGACGAGCATCTCATTCCGTCTTCGACTGCCGCGGAGTCGTCGGTCTTCTACAATAAGATGTGAGTTAGATCTGACATTTTGGATCAACTTGAAGAGGCTTTTGAGGATTAACATCGGTGTctggctgcaaatgtaggaaggGAGATTATTATCGCTATCTGGCAGAATTCAAGACTGGAAACGAGAAGAAGGATGTTGCAGACCAGTCCCTAAAAGCTTACGAGGTAGCATTTTTCTCTAGAATGATCTCTCCAATTTTGCTACGATTTTTGTTCGAGATCTGATTCATTTTTTTGTCTTTAAGATTATCAGAGACACTGATATGAACAGGTAAAACTTCAATGTTggcattttttgtttttttttaacgtGCATCGGATTGCTTGCTCTCGTTTTAAGCCACCTACCATATTTTTAGTTACCATCCGATCTCATTCTTTGGAGAACAGATGAATTTTAAGGATAACTTTTTGCTTATTTACATTCCTCAAAGGAAATACAATTTGAGATGttttttcccttttcctttcttTCATTTTCTATCCCTCTTTGTGATTCACTTGTATTCTTTATCCTTCCTAACAAATCTGCCCTGGTATCTCTTGTGTTCTAGAATTTGCTTGACGAGATTTTTATTGCCTGTTTGTACTATTTGAAAACTAGTTCCCTTGACTTATTCATAGGGAAAAAATCATTGCACGGAAGATTCCCAcctattttcacaattttaagcttCATAGCCAAGAAATTCACGTTTATTTTCTCTATAGACAATTGGAAATAAGAAATGCTATTGCTTTTCATTGTTGGGTACTGTCTTTGTTATTTGTATTCGTCCTGGAAATTTCCTGGTGAGGTgttaaattagtttttctttacaCTCATTATTTCTGACTATTCCTCCCGTCATGTTTGACATTATTATCTTGAGCTTACTGACAGGCAGCTACGAGCATAGCTGAGACTGAATTGTCTCCTACACATCCAATTCGACTGGGTTTGGCATTAAACTTCTCTGTATTCTATTATGAGATCCTAAACTCGCCAGAAAGGTATTACCTGCTAAGGTTTTATTATTATATCTCTTGCTTTTAATTTGTACCATAGATTTCATGCTATGTGGATCTATATCCAGGGCTTGCCATCTTGCCAAGCAAGCTTTTGATGAAGCAATTTCTGAGTTGGATACATTGAGTGAGGAATCATACAAAGATAGCACATTGATTATGCAGCTTTTGAGGGACAATCTTTCATTGTGGACTTCTGACATCCCTGAGGATGGAGGTAATATTCAGTATATAATCGATGTTTATgcatgaaggggagccttggtgcaacggtaaaattgttgcTTGGTGACCAAAAGGTCACTGGTTTGAAtcctagaaacaacctcttgcaaaacgcagggtaaggctgcgtaatCTTCCCCGGGACACTACATGGCGGAAGCTTTGTGTACCGGGCTGTCCTTTTAATTGATGTTTATGCATACTTGTTAAATAACGTTGCATTAGCGAATTTATGGCATGATGTGCTATTTCATAGCATATTTGCATGTAAAACTATTCATAAGCTTGAGGCATTAGAGTTATTGCTAGACTAAAATTTTCCATGTAGGCGAGCTTTGTATGATAGGTGATTTCAGTTCAATTTTACTGAAGAAATGGAACTAGGGATAATTCTAGATTTTGATAATCCTTCACTTAATCTTTTTTAGTGTGTTCAAATTTAATAGTGAGGAAGGAATAGTGGTAGGCTGGATATCTACAATTTGGGGTTCCTAGGGATTTTCAGGGTATTTCATATATGCTTGGTTCAATCAAATTTTACATGAGGCCATGACATGGAAGTTTCCTGTTAGAATTATCATTTGGAAGTACTCAATCTTGCAATCAACAATGACCTTAGTGTTGCCTCCG from Zingiber officinale cultivar Zhangliang chromosome 6B, Zo_v1.1, whole genome shotgun sequence carries:
- the LOC121989388 gene encoding 14-3-3-like protein B isoform X2 codes for the protein MASPKERESFVYIAKLAEQAERYDEMVDSMNKVAKLDVELTVEERNLLSVGYKNVIGARRASWRILSSIEQKEEARGNEQHVKNIKEYRQKVETELSGICGDIMTLIDEHLIPSSTAAESSVFYNKMKGDYYRYLAEFKTGNEKKDVADQSLKAYEAATSIAETELSPTHPIRLGLALNFSVFYYEILNSPERACHLAKQAFDEAISELDTLSEESYKDSTLIMQLLRDNLSLWTSDIPEDGEDPAKSGAGEDGQ
- the LOC121989388 gene encoding 14-3-3-like protein B isoform X1 is translated as MASPKERESFVYIAKLAEQAERYDEMVDSMNKVAKLDVELTVEERNLLSVGYKNVIGARRASWRILSSIEQKEEARGNEQHVKNIKEYRQKVETELSGICGDIMTLIDEHLIPSSTAAESSVFYNKMKGDYYRYLAEFKTGNEKKDVADQSLKAYEAATSIAETELSPTHPIRLGLALNFSVFYYEILNSPERACHLAKQAFDEAISELDTLSEESYKDSTLIMQLLRDNLSLWTSDIPEDGAEDPAKSGAGEDGQ